GTCCTGCCCGGAGTAGCGGGACAGCAGCACGGCGACGCCGGCCAGCATGGTGATGTAGTTGGTCACCTGGGTGTCACCGCTGATCCGCCGGACCTCACCGGTCAGGTCGGCGGATAGCTGACGCCGCAGGAAAGCCCCCTGGTAGCGCTGCACCTCCGGCCGTGGGAAGTCGGTGGGCAGGCTGAGCTGTTCGGGTGCGTCGGACAGTTGCTCGCGCCAGTAGTCGAGGTGGAAGGTCAGCCAGTCCTCGTCCAGCCAGTGCCGCTGCCAGGCGGCGTAGTCCGCGTACTGGACCGGCAGTTCGGGCAGGCCCGCGGGGACGTCGTCGGCCAGCGCCTGGCAGATCTGGAGGAAGTCCCGGCCGAACAGCCCGATTGAGTACCCGTCGAAGACGGCGTGGTGTGCACCGAAGGCCAGGATCTGCTCGGTCTCCGAGAGGACCACCAGCATCGTCCGCAGGAGCGGGCCGGACTCCAGGTCGAACGGCTCCGCCCACCACTGCCGGATCACCTCCTGGGCCTGCCGTTCCCGCTCGTCGGCATCCACTACGGACAGGTCGACGACCGGCAGGTCGAGGTCCCACTGCTCGGCGACGACCTGCAACACCTGTCCGTCGTGTTCCCGGAAGGTCGTCCGCAGGGTCTGGTGACGGCGCAGCATCTCGTGCAGACCGGACCTGATGACATCGCCGGGTATGGTCGCCGGCCACGGGATCAGCCAGTTGACGGTGTAGAAGTTGCTGTCCGGGTGCAGCCGATCCAGGAAGAACAGCCGCTGCTGCTCGAAGCTGGCCGGCGACGGTGCGCCGCCCGCTGCAGGGGTCAGCGGTGGCAACCGCAGGGGCTGCCGCTCGTCCTGCAGTCGCTGCAACTCGGGGGCGAGGCGCGCGATGGTGGTCAGGTCGAAGAAGCTGTGCACCGGGAGTTCGATGTCGAACACCTGCCGGACACGTGCCGCCAGTTGCACGGCCAGCAGCGAGTGACCGCCCAGGGCGAAGAAGTCGTCGTGGACCCCGATCGGGGCGCGCGCCATGACCTGCTCGTAGATCGACACCAGCAGGGCCTCGGTGGTGTTACGGGCGGGCAGGTGACCGGCGGACCCGGCCGCCCGTGCGGTACCCGCCAGCGGAAGTGCCTTGCGGTCGAGCTTCCCGCTCGCGGTGACCGGCAGGGCGTCCAGGACGGCCAACTCGGACGGCACCATGTAGTGCGGCAGCCGTTCCTGCAGGTACGCCGTGAGCCGCGGGATCAACCGGGCCTCGACCTCGGCCCGCAGCGGCTGCCCGGCGTAGCGCTGCCAGTCGTCGTCACCGCCGGCCTCGGCCCGGTCGACGAACTCCTCCTCGTTGACCTGACCGACGGCCGCGTCCGCGTCGGTGAGCAGCACGGTGTAGGCGCCGTCCACGCCGTGACCGGTCCAGTCGATCGTCGCGTGATAGCCGAGCTGGCCGGCTAGCTCCGCCAGATCCTCCGGGTCGACGCCGTCGGCGTCCGGCGCTCCGGCGCGCCACTCTCCGACGGTGTCCGGGCCGGTGTCCCCCTTGATCCATCGCAGGGCCGCCGTGGCCTCCGCGACACGGAGGTTGGGAATGTCGCGCAGGCGCAACCGGGCCGGGCGTTCGGCGGTGAGCATCTCGCGTAGCGCGGAGAGCGTGAGGCCGTTGGCCGGCCAGTCCCGCTCCGGTGCCGGCGGTGCCGGTGCCGCGGGTTCGCCGACGTGCAGCACGACCTGGTACCGGAACATCGTCAGCTCGTTGTGGTGGCGTCCGCGCTTCGGCCGGATTTCCACCCGGTTGACGCGGCCGGTGCGGGCTGCCCAGGCCCGAAAGAACGCTGGATCGAGCGTCAGCTCCTTCTCCTGCTGAACACGCTGGCGCACCATCTGCCGGACGGCGTGCCGATGCTGGGCCGGCTCTCCGGCACGGCTCAGCTCCACGCTGGCGTGGAACGCCTCCAGCAGCGGCAGGCTCCGCACGTCGCCGACGATGATGCGGCCGCCCTCGGCGACCCGGTCCAGTGCCCCGTCCAGGACGCGCAGCAGGTAGTGGACGTCGGGGAAGTACTGGATGACGGAGTTGATGAGGACGGTGTCGACCTCGCCGATCGGCAGGTCGCCGAGCGCGTGTGCCGGGCGCTGGAGCAGCGTGACGGTCTGCCGGTTGTGCGGCACCTCGTCCAGGCGGCGCTGTAGCGACTGGAGCACCGTCGACGAGAAGTCCGTGCCGCAGTAGCTGCGGCACTCCCGGGCGAGCGGGACCAGGAGAAGACCCGTGCCGCAGCCCACCTCGAGAATCGACTGCGGCCGGTACGCGCGTACCAGGTCGAGCGTGTCCTGCCGCCACGCCTCCATCTCGGCCAGCGGGATGGGCCGGCCGGTGTAGCTGCTGGTCCAGCCCGAGTAGTCGGCGCCGTCCTCGGTGGGCGTCGTGTCCAGCTCGTCGAAGCTGTCGTAGACCTGCTGCCAGTGGTCGAGCCGGTCGTCGTGCAGCGAGAGGTCGTCGTCCTGGACGGCGGCCTGCGCCTCCAGTGGATCCAGCACGAGGTAGGACGCGAGGGAGGCGCCGCCCGGCTGGTCGTCGCGGACCAGCGTGGCCGCGGTCCGTACCGCCGGGTGGCGGCTCAGCACGGCGTCGATCTCACCGAGCTCGATGCGGTAGCCCCGGATCTTGACCTGCGAGTCGGTCCGGCCCAGGAATTCCATGTTGCCGTCGGGCCGCCAGCGGGCCCGGTCACCGGTCTTGTAGATCCGTGCGCCCGGCTCGCCGTCGCACGGGGACGCGATGTACTTGCCGGCGGTGAGCTGCGGGTCCCCGGCGTAGCCGAGGCTCAGGCACGGGCCGCCGATGTAGAGGTCACCGGGCACGTCGACCGGGCAGGGTTGCAGGCTGCCGTCGAGAATGTAGTACCTGGCGTTCTGGATCGGCTTGCCGTACGGGATGCTCGTCCACGCCGGGTCGACCTGGCCGATCGGGAAGAAGTTCGACCACACGGTGGCCTCGGTGGCGCCGCCCAGGCCGACGACCTGCACCCGAGGGAACGCGGCCCGCAGGAGGTCCGGCGAGTTGACCGGGATCCAGTCGCCGCTCATGAAGATCAGGCGCAGCGCGGTCGACACGACGCTGTCCGCCGGGCCTCCGGCCGCAGGCAGGAACGGCACGAGCTGCATCAGGGCGGCGGGCGCCGAGTCCCAGAAGGTGATCCGCTCGGTCGACAGGATCTCCAGCAGCCGGGTCGGCTCCTGGATGTCGGCGCGGGAGGCCAGGCGGATCGAGCCGCCGGCCGCGAGGATGCCGAAGATGTCGTACACCGACAGGTCGAAGCTGAGCGACGTGATGAACAGGATGCGGTCGTCGGCGTTGACCTCGAAGGTCCTGTTGACCCACTCGATCAGGTTGATCACCGGCCGGTGCTCGACCATGACGCCCTTCGGCGTGCCGGTCGAGCCGGAGGTGAAGATGACGTACGCCAGGTCCTGCGAGGTTCCCCGCACGGGAAGGTCTTCCTGCGGCCGGAGTTCCAGGTCGGCCCGCGTGTGCAGCTGGTAGGGCGCGGCGTCCAACGTGTCCGGGCTCTCGGTGTCGGCCTCGTCCAGGCACACCAGGTGCGCGAGCCGGGGCAACGGGTCGGCGGTGCCGATCGCGGGGAGCAGCGCGTGCTGGGTCAGCACACAGGTGATGCCAAGCGAGTCGATGATCCAGTGCCACCGTCTGACCGGGGCGTTCGACTCGATCGGCACGTAGGTCCCACCGGCTTTGAGGATGCCGAGCAGGGCGGGAATCATCTCCGCGGAGCGCTCCATCAGCACCGCGACGAAGGAACCCGGCCCGATGCCGAGGCTCACGAGGTGGTGCGCGAGCCGGTTGGCCTGCCGGTTGATCTCCGCGTACGTCCATTCGTGGTCCTGAAAGAGCAGCGCCGTGGCGTCCGGCGTACGGCGTACCTGCTGCTCGAAAAGTTCGTGGATGCACGACTGCCCGGAGTACGGCGCCGCAGTGTCGTTCCACTCGCGCACGAGCCGGTGGTGTTCGTCCTCGGAGAGCGGGGACAACCGTCCCACCGGAGCGTCCGGCACGGACACCAACTCGCCGCAGATCCGACGCAGGTGCCCCACCATCGCTGCGGCGGCGCCACGGTCGTAGCGCCCAGTGTCGACGTGCAGGGTGACCGTGGTCTCGGCGCCCAGGGTGACGACGAGATGCAGCGGGTACGGAGCGCGGATCTCCTCCTGCCGCCCGGTCATCGTCAGCGCCGACCCAGAGGGCTCCCGGGGCTCCTCGTTCACGGAGACGACGCTGTCGAACAGGGCCTTGCCAGGGCCGATCCCGCTCCACTGCTGGATCATCAGCAGCGGGCTGTGGCCGTACTGCTCTATCTCGGCGTACCGCTGCTGCACGCCGCGCATCCACTCGCCCCATGGCGTGGACTCCGGAACCCGTACGCGCAGTGGCAGGGTGTTGATGAACAGGCCCGTCATGCCGTCGGCGCCGGGTACCTCGGCCGGACGCCCGGCGACGGTCGCGCCGGCGACGACGTCGGCGGACCCGGTGTACCGGCTCAGCAGCAGTGCCCAGCCACCCCGGAGCAGCGTGGCGAGCGAGACCCCGTGCCGCTCGCCGACGGCTGTCAGACGTGCCGTCTCGTCCTCGCTGAGCACCAGGCTCACCTGGTCGTACATGTCGAGCATGGCCGAGGGGGCCGGTTCCTCACCGGCGCGGGCCCTGCGTTCGAACGGCAGGGGCGCGGCCGGCTCCACCGCCGCCAGATCGGTACGCCAGAAGCGCTCAGCCTCGGCGAGGTCCCGATCACCCAGCCACCGCACGTAGTCCTCGTACGGCGTGACCGGCCGAAGGTCCGGGGTGGTGCCCGCGGTCAGATGCCCATAGTGTTCCGCGACCTCGCGGAGCACGATCGACTGGCTGATTCCGTCCAGGACGATGTAGTGCAGGCTCCAGATCAGGCGAGAACGCTCGTCGGCCAGGCGCGCGACATGCAGGCGCCACAGCGTCGGATCGGTGAGTGGGAAACCCTGGTCCAGGTCCTTCTGCCGGTACGACGCCGACCGGTTCCGCTGCTCGTCAGCGCTCAGCTCACGCCAGTCCTCGACGACGAGCGGCACGTCCACCCGCCGGTCGACCACCTGCTCCGGGGTCTGCCCCTGCAGGTTCCGGAAGCTCGTCCGCAGAGCGGAGTGCCGTTCCACGACCTGCTGCCAGCTCCGGCGGAACGCGTCGACGTCGAGGTCCTGCTCGATCAGCAGTTCGATCTGCACGTGGAACAGCCCGCGAGTCGTCCCGAAGGCGCTCTGGAACATCACCCCCCGTTGCGTGGGAGTCATCGGGTGACGTGCTGCAACAGTTTCCTGAGTCATTGCGGATCGGACACCTTTGCTGCCGTTTCACCTGCATCCACAGGCGCTCTGGGTGTGGTGCCGACGAATCGCTAATTAATTCTTCGGCAGCTCGGATCGTATGTGCAGGCGTTTTCCGCACGCCGTCTGTCCACACGGCACACAGCATTTCTCCTGCATTCCATCGCACGGCCGGCCGACGATGGATCGGAATTTCGCCAGAGAAATCGCGTCCCACTATATGGCGGAAGGGCTGACGTTTGGCACGGCCTCTGTGGCCATACCCGATCGGCGCGGTCTGGCCAGGGCCGGACGGCTACCAGTATCCGATTGGCTAGCTTGACGCTGGCTCCATGACATCGGGAACAGTGAGAAACTCACGCCGCACTAGACACGGGAAGTGAGTCATGGGCGTATTCGCCGACATGTCCGGACCGGACACGGGCCACGAGCAGCTGGTGTTCTGCCAGGACAAGCGCACCGGCCTGCGGGCCGTCATCGGGATCTACTCCACGGTGCTGGGCCCGGCACTGGGCGGCACCCGCTTCTACCCGTACGCCAGCGAGGACGACGCTGTCCGCGACGTGCTCGAACTCTCGCGCGCGATGGCCTACAAGAACGCGGTCGCCGGCCTGAACCTGGGCGGCGGCAAGGCGGTCATCTGGGGTGATCCTCAGGAGGTCAAGACCGAGGCCCTGATGCGGGCATACGGGCGGTTCGTCGACTCGCTGAACGGCCGCTACTACACCGCCTGCGACGTCGGCACGTACGTCGCCGACATGGACGTCGTCGCCCGCGAGACCCGCTTCGTCGCCGGCCGCAGTGTCGACCACGGCGGCGCTGGTGACTCCTCGATCCTCACCGCCTGGGGCGTGTTCCAGGGCATGCGGGCCGCAGCCGAGCACGTCTGGGGCACCACCTCGCTCGCCGGCCGCCGGATCGGCGTGGCGGGCCTCGGCAAGGTCGGCAAGCACCTGACGGCGCACCTGCTCGACGACGGCGCCGCCGTGGTCGCCACCGACGTCGACGAGCGTGCGCTGTCCTGGGCCCGCGCCACGTATCCGCAGGTCGATCTCGTCGACGACTCCACAACCCTGAGCAGATCCGACATCGACGTGTACGCCCCGTGCGCGCTCGGCGGTGCGCTGGACGACGAGACAGTGCCGGCGATGCGGGCCAAGGTGGTCGCCGGCGCGGCCAACAACCAGCTCGCCCACCCCGGTGTCGACAAACTGCTCGTCGACCACGGCATCCTCTACGCGCCCGACTACGTGGTCAACGCCGGCGGAGTCGTCCAGGTCGCCGACGAGATCGACGGGTTCGACTTCGAGCGGGCCAAGCGGCGGGTGACCCGGATCTTCGACACGACACAGCAGGTCATCCGGTTGGCTGAGACCGAGGGGGTCCCGCCCGGAGCGGCCGCTGCCTGGCTGGCCGAGCGCCGCATGGCCGCCGGCGCGTAGCGCTCAGTCCTTTTCGTGCGCCATCGTCTCCATGGCCCACAGGCCGTTGAGGGCCGCGGCGGCGGCGAGGCCCATCGCCCCGCCGGCCAGGGCCGGGCTGATCGTCACGGTGTCGCCGTCACGGATGGTGGCCTGCAGCCCGCCGAGGCCTCGGACGTCGTGGTCGTTGACGTACACGAGCACCAGGCGGCGGAGCGCGCCCGTCTCGGTGACCATGCGATCCCGGACGCCGGCGTAGCGGGCCTCCAGATCGCCCAGCAGATCGGCGAGGGTGCCCCCCGATCCCTCCACGGTCCTGGCGCCGCCGGTGCAGCCCCGCAGCATCGTGGGAATGTGAACCTCGACAGGCATGACAACGCTCCCCTGGAATTCTTTCGAAGGTTCCGCTGCTTTTTGCGCGCGGTTCGCACGGTATTTCCATTGCCATTACATCGTCCCATTGGTTCGGCCGGCGGAAACGCTAGCCATTCGGCTAGCCCGACCGGCGCTCCCTATTCAGCAAATTGCTGCGGACGGCCTCCTTCTCGGAGACCGCCCGCAGACATGTGGCAATTCCTTCAGTCGGTCACGGCCGACGGGTCATGATGCGCAGCGTGAGGGCAAGGCCTACAACACACCACACGGCGAGAACGAGGAACGGCGTGGCGCTGATCCCGTCTGCCGGCACCGTCAGCGTGCTGCGCACGGCTTCCGCCATGTACTGAAACGGCAGCGCCTGATGCAC
The window above is part of the Micromonospora sp. LH3U1 genome. Proteins encoded here:
- a CDS encoding non-ribosomal peptide synthetase, encoding MTPTQRGVMFQSAFGTTRGLFHVQIELLIEQDLDVDAFRRSWQQVVERHSALRTSFRNLQGQTPEQVVDRRVDVPLVVEDWRELSADEQRNRSASYRQKDLDQGFPLTDPTLWRLHVARLADERSRLIWSLHYIVLDGISQSIVLREVAEHYGHLTAGTTPDLRPVTPYEDYVRWLGDRDLAEAERFWRTDLAAVEPAAPLPFERRARAGEEPAPSAMLDMYDQVSLVLSEDETARLTAVGERHGVSLATLLRGGWALLLSRYTGSADVVAGATVAGRPAEVPGADGMTGLFINTLPLRVRVPESTPWGEWMRGVQQRYAEIEQYGHSPLLMIQQWSGIGPGKALFDSVVSVNEEPREPSGSALTMTGRQEEIRAPYPLHLVVTLGAETTVTLHVDTGRYDRGAAAAMVGHLRRICGELVSVPDAPVGRLSPLSEDEHHRLVREWNDTAAPYSGQSCIHELFEQQVRRTPDATALLFQDHEWTYAEINRQANRLAHHLVSLGIGPGSFVAVLMERSAEMIPALLGILKAGGTYVPIESNAPVRRWHWIIDSLGITCVLTQHALLPAIGTADPLPRLAHLVCLDEADTESPDTLDAAPYQLHTRADLELRPQEDLPVRGTSQDLAYVIFTSGSTGTPKGVMVEHRPVINLIEWVNRTFEVNADDRILFITSLSFDLSVYDIFGILAAGGSIRLASRADIQEPTRLLEILSTERITFWDSAPAALMQLVPFLPAAGGPADSVVSTALRLIFMSGDWIPVNSPDLLRAAFPRVQVVGLGGATEATVWSNFFPIGQVDPAWTSIPYGKPIQNARYYILDGSLQPCPVDVPGDLYIGGPCLSLGYAGDPQLTAGKYIASPCDGEPGARIYKTGDRARWRPDGNMEFLGRTDSQVKIRGYRIELGEIDAVLSRHPAVRTAATLVRDDQPGGASLASYLVLDPLEAQAAVQDDDLSLHDDRLDHWQQVYDSFDELDTTPTEDGADYSGWTSSYTGRPIPLAEMEAWRQDTLDLVRAYRPQSILEVGCGTGLLLVPLARECRSYCGTDFSSTVLQSLQRRLDEVPHNRQTVTLLQRPAHALGDLPIGEVDTVLINSVIQYFPDVHYLLRVLDGALDRVAEGGRIIVGDVRSLPLLEAFHASVELSRAGEPAQHRHAVRQMVRQRVQQEKELTLDPAFFRAWAARTGRVNRVEIRPKRGRHHNELTMFRYQVVLHVGEPAAPAPPAPERDWPANGLTLSALREMLTAERPARLRLRDIPNLRVAEATAALRWIKGDTGPDTVGEWRAGAPDADGVDPEDLAELAGQLGYHATIDWTGHGVDGAYTVLLTDADAAVGQVNEEEFVDRAEAGGDDDWQRYAGQPLRAEVEARLIPRLTAYLQERLPHYMVPSELAVLDALPVTASGKLDRKALPLAGTARAAGSAGHLPARNTTEALLVSIYEQVMARAPIGVHDDFFALGGHSLLAVQLAARVRQVFDIELPVHSFFDLTTIARLAPELQRLQDERQPLRLPPLTPAAGGAPSPASFEQQRLFFLDRLHPDSNFYTVNWLIPWPATIPGDVIRSGLHEMLRRHQTLRTTFREHDGQVLQVVAEQWDLDLPVVDLSVVDADERERQAQEVIRQWWAEPFDLESGPLLRTMLVVLSETEQILAFGAHHAVFDGYSIGLFGRDFLQICQALADDVPAGLPELPVQYADYAAWQRHWLDEDWLTFHLDYWREQLSDAPEQLSLPTDFPRPEVQRYQGAFLRRQLSADLTGEVRRISGDTQVTNYITMLAGVAVLLSRYSGQDVVVIGAPIANRHRVELEPMIGFLVNTVALRVDLRDNPTFTEVMLQIRRQLFGAQSHQEVPFDRVVEALRPERALSHNPIFQVMVADESLPLLEHLPEAVQVKPWMRQMVEEGMSLRVARFDLVLMIQEDDAGLRLGFEYSTDLFAEHTVERMADHFQVLLESATARPQERVKSLSMLPGVERDRLVGEWSRSVSVPGFSGFWHELVGVRAERVADAVAVVQGDRQLSYGELDRRANQLAVFLQSRGVGPDVLVGLHVRRSLEVIVAILAVNKAGGAYVPLDPSHPADRLALLVEDAGLRLVLTDDVSGAGFGVETVVVDTVVGEGPCDAPVSGLSPDNLAYIIYTSGSTGRPKGVMVAHRNLHHVMPWQQQQAGVARAQRVLQVASYSFDFSVWEIITPLLAGGTVHIPAPGVHMIGPDLHEALLTHAIENLNFTPGALATLPVEPPLPHLKTLLVGGEAYSPDLVRAWAPGRTFYNVYGPTETTIFATGTQVTERLTTLHMGRPITNVELYVLDTNLQPVPTGVPGQLYIGGAGLTRGYLNRPDLTAEVFIADPFGTPGGRLYRSGDLVRYLPDGSIEFIGRADHQVKIRGFRIELGEIENTLLQHRDVTTCAVLVLPDGASQRLVAYLELTGSSTIADLQKFLGERLPGYMVPGVFAVLDSLPLNVNGKVDRRALAGLPLDVGVGAAKAEYVAGRSDVERLLAEIWESVLGASGPVSVHDNFFALGGDSILSLQVIFRAKQVGLHLTVKQLFQYQSIAELAPVVTRHDSTRVIAEQGLVTGPTELTPIQRWFFAQDLAQPHHFNQALLVPVPAGLPVVRWQRVFEQLVEHHDGLRAFFPDGEHAEIAAAVPTVVDVYDLGAGGSDLAGIAEEVQTSFDLTRAPLFKAVLITGLDDGPDRLLLVAHHLVIDVVSWRILLEDLTALATGASLAAKTTSWQHWARHLRAEADSETTRSELPYWVEQVAPTAPLPVDLDGASNTVGGSRTHHSTLGGEDTRALLHDLPAIFQTRINDALLAALTTALTAWTGGSHVRIDLEGHGREDLHPDIDLTRTIGWFTTISPLRLPAPAGTPADHLKSVKEHLHRRPRNGIGYGLLALAGDAAQISFNHLGTFDGQSSFAAAYEAVGADIGADNRRAYRIDVVSRIQDGELRTEWTYDAAMFRPETIERVARDMMDALRGLVEDARRDDVSNYSPSDLPASGLSQSEIDALREHPAWHDSDLARPLEDCYPQTPLQQGLWFQSQYAQGQGLYHVQLMHEIDQDLDKELFRQSWAEVMRRHPILRTSFWSIPDHDPLQLVWQHVPVPLTEQDWRTGTAEDQQQLLADHLQRDRIRGFDPHENPQWRILLARTGEHRHQLVLSMHHAILDGWSYALLLAEVVKVYDALVHHRRPDLHPVRPYRDYVTWFADQDMAQAERYWREVLDGVEEAAPLGIERRGAVAAAGVPGSSHAEVDRLLGRAESDRLQELAHHHRITLNTIFQGCWALMLSRYEDTDDVVFGVVVSGRPTELAGAEHMTGLFINTLPLRVRLPGAMPWSEWMRGLQEQNLQMRQYEYSPLERVQRWSGLPSVAPLFNTLCVFENYPVEQVPDVALRLSKPRSEERIHYPLGVVATLEDGQVHITAQYDPRRFDRETVERLLSHLEHLYAQVAASPEAPLAQFSLLTEQEQRQVLHWDQSDDQELLAQLVAEIQELPAGELLAQIKASTPAAEKSETDG
- a CDS encoding Glu/Leu/Phe/Val family dehydrogenase: MGVFADMSGPDTGHEQLVFCQDKRTGLRAVIGIYSTVLGPALGGTRFYPYASEDDAVRDVLELSRAMAYKNAVAGLNLGGGKAVIWGDPQEVKTEALMRAYGRFVDSLNGRYYTACDVGTYVADMDVVARETRFVAGRSVDHGGAGDSSILTAWGVFQGMRAAAEHVWGTTSLAGRRIGVAGLGKVGKHLTAHLLDDGAAVVATDVDERALSWARATYPQVDLVDDSTTLSRSDIDVYAPCALGGALDDETVPAMRAKVVAGAANNQLAHPGVDKLLVDHGILYAPDYVVNAGGVVQVADEIDGFDFERAKRRVTRIFDTTQQVIRLAETEGVPPGAAAAWLAERRMAAGA
- a CDS encoding MoaD/ThiS family protein translates to MPVEVHIPTMLRGCTGGARTVEGSGGTLADLLGDLEARYAGVRDRMVTETGALRRLVLVYVNDHDVRGLGGLQATIRDGDTVTISPALAGGAMGLAAAAALNGLWAMETMAHEKD